A region of the Vigna unguiculata cultivar IT97K-499-35 chromosome 9, ASM411807v1, whole genome shotgun sequence genome:
TAATGACTATGAAGGTATTGCTTGCCTTGGTAATTCAATCATTTCTTCAAAGTCCTCTCTCCATTCATCTTCAAGGTATCTTATCATTTTTACTTTTCTCTTGATTATTCTCGTCTTTCTCCTTGTCCTGGAAATGATCTCATTTTTAGCATAAATTCATCGTCTCATTTACTTGATTTTAGTGATGTTGATTGGGTTACTTGTGTTGACGCTCGTCATTCCGTCACTGACTACTGCTTTTTTTATTGACAACTCCTTAGTTTTCgggaaaagaaataaacaatcCACAATCTTTAGTTCATATGCTGGGATAGAATACTGAGCTCCTGCATCAGCTACTTGTGAGCTCCATGTATATTTGCTTGTGATTTGCAAGCTCCTTCTTAGAAGTATTATGTCTTGAATTGTGACAGTCAAATTGCTTTTACATAAGTACTAATCACATCTTTcatgaaaaaattaaacacttaaaatagACTCTCACCTTATTTGGAAGAAATTACTTTTTTTGCCTCATGAAACTTTTTTCAATTTCCTCTTCTCATCAACTAACAAACATTTTTACTAAAGCTTTGCCTCCAAAGttgtttcatttcaatatttCCAAGTTTGAGCTGCATGAATTATTTGAACCTCCAAGCAAATAATCGTAGTATGCAACAACAGAAACAACCTCTGAAgagaatttttataatatgctATGAAATTTGTTATGTAATATTCTAGAACATGaggtatatttttttcttattatttacctttttgtcttattttcttTATGTACGTTGTATATATTATGATATAGAACatttaataagattaaaaacCTTTTTCAGCACTCTTTTTTTGAAagttttcctttgttttttctttaattctaaaagaaaactGCATTTCTTTTTAATCCTTCCTGcgtttgtttttttagttttaatctcctctttattgaatataaataatataattttaaatctttaactAATTTCAAATGGAGGTAATAGTAGATGGTTGttgaaaaagaatatataaagaaaaaaattgataaatatgtaaattttaatcactaaattttaatttaataattgcTGACAATTAATCAAAACTAGTGaatcattattaatttattcatgGTAAAAACTTTTCTGCTCCAtcatgaatcatataacacTATTCTTGTCCACTCAACCAACTCAACGTATATACCTTAATACTCATTTTTTTATGTCGCAGGAGAAATTGTCTGAGGCTTTTTAATTATCCCAGACTCTTTGTAATTTAAGCATAGGCTCATATATTTTGGTTAATCTTTGCTATcgtatatatcttttaaaaataaataaaactcaaaatgtatgatattataaaagaagtatttaaatttaatttacgtAAAACgctaaaaatatacaataatattacaaaagaactttttaattaagtatttttaaaattttaacgaAAAATTCAAGAATAACATGTGTTATgcaatacattatatatatatatatatatatatatatatatatatattttatatgttatataaaaatattttcttttttatatatattttatctcgtattttatttattaagtaatttttttattataattataaaaataaaataaatagttttttatttattttataattaataatttattataagtaattatttattttaaaaaagtgttaaattgaaaaaaatgattaaataaaaaatatttaaatttagaaaaacgGATCActttttaatacaattattttaatgtaaaaaatcgTTATTAAAAggtctatatatataaaaaaaaattatgtacagaaaattatcttttatataatgtataaatttgtatttcattatttttataataaaataataattttttactataagtatataaaagtaaaaatatataatttttataatttttttgtaaataatttttatttattttgcatataatttatttattatatgtacGTGTTTTAGTTGTAAAATAGTAACCGAGTTAagaaaaaatctcaaataaaaaattatttaaatagaaatgatgtcaaattattaatgctcatcttttaatttaaaatattttaatttaaagagtaaaataaaaaaaaaagtgttttatatagtttataattttattgtaattatttatttatttattttatatgtaacaACCAAAACTTATATTCGAAAATAaggtatttcaaaataaatttacattttatattttttatatttgataatgaaatactaaaaaatgcatttaaaatgaattcatgaatacttcaaaatataaattagggAACTTAATACATTTTTCTTAAACTACAATTCATCATCTTTGTAATATTTCTTCCATTCTTCCCACTTAGATATCTTCCTCTATATTTGAGTTGGATACTAATTGAGTCAGTATAATCTCATATAACAAATCTCATTTCAATACATTTTGACTCATCATAGATTAGCATTCTCCTTGGAAATAactaatttgattattaatatCACACAAATTTTCACAAACATTCTTACATTAACCATCATAGCTTAATACAATCATTATTACAGTTTGTGGCATGAAAAGAATAGTTATATAGTAAATTATAAATCACTATTCTAACAAGTCAAAGTCTTATAATGGTTGCAAGCTCATGCCATCAATCCATATCAGTACCACATATAATTCAAAGCATTAATTCTATACCCTCATTTTACTCTAATTCAATTATACAAGTCTAATAATTCTCAACACATTCTCATGATTCATAATCAATCCAGTTTAATTATAGATATCTAACTAATTCAAACCAACCAATTGCTCAAATCACATATATGTAAACCCAACACCACCTACCCTCTCAATACCTTTCCATCATCACTCAAACCAACTAACAACTCACATAATAGGATATATAAGTCCAACATAACCCACTCTCTCAATATCTTTCCATTATCATTCACAATACaatataaattcaatataaactCTCCCTATAATCACATTCAACAATAaaatttcttcatttatttcGTAGAACCCATTTAAGAAGATCACATGTATTATCAAGTTCAATAatggtaataaaataaatctccATGTCATTGGTCTCATTCTTTCTCATTGTTCTCAAtccatttaacaaatttattaaaaaagaagaagaagaaaacatgcaaaccattcaattatatttataaaggaCTAGCTTCCCTTAATGATAAAGTTTATCTAACTCTATTCTCATCCCTTAAACAACATCACACACAAAAATTACTATCTACAAAATTAAGAACGATCAAAGCAAAATTTTCAGGATCATAAAGAGAGAGGGTTTAGTTAAGAAGGAAAGAGGCGACATGAAATTGAATATGGCCTTGCATGTAAGGGAAAATAGGTTGCTCTTAGAAAATGGGTAAAATTTTCGAACTCACCATTAAGAGAAATTGATTGAGGGTTTTGATAGGATTCTTTGTGTAGATTACTTCAGCCGTGTTGATTCTTTAGAAAGGATGGAagctaattcaaaattttggatgaaaaagaaaatttgtttgGAGAGCTATGTTTGTTTATAGGAAAGAAAAGAGTTTTctgaataataaatttttgggATTCTCACTGTATATGAAAAAGACAAGACACCAATGCCTTTTATAAAGAtgttaatgtaattattttaatttaaaatttattatttaaagagaaaatttagataaagatgatgatcatgataataatgataagattaaaaaaatatttattagttttattctttattttaatatttttgatttgattttttttaaaatttaattgttttttaaactaaaataaatagttacaataaaaatattatttataagataaataCTTGATctataataaattgtaaaaattatttatatttatttttataataataataataattttattattttttattatattacctataaattaaaaaatatatcaaaattttagaaaagagagaaaaacacGCTAGAGAAAATTCATTGATAAATAGTtgagattttgaaaaaaaataattcattgataattttttttaacataaaattcgGAAGTAATTAATTTGAGagttataaaagttatttttttaaagatagaaCAATGGGTTAAGTCCTCACATAGAAATCAGGAGAAAAtagcaaaataaaagaaaagtgggagaaagtttgagaattaaataattagtgaCATAGGAGAAGCATACGTATCCATCCACTGGGGTACATCAGAAGCTCTGTTGTTACGAACACAGTACTGAGAAAGTGTACCCTAATTTGAATAcaattcatgcaatttcacGCCAATTAGCGGAGTGAGAATTGAAAGTTGAGAATTTGCAGTGAGAGAAAGAGACATGGCCGAAGACAGTGAGGGGATGAAGAAAGGGGAGAATATAGAGTCTCAGATTGAAACCGCTATGCGCTCTCGCGTCTCTCACTTCAAGGAACAATCCGAGTAAGCAACTCTTCTCtatttcttcttattcttcttcttcattctcATTATTCTGAAATCTTATGTATCGTTCTTTATGTTTCGCCTTTTGAATGCAGCTCTTTGACGTTCGAGGGTGTTCGTCGATTGCTTGAGAAGGACTTGGGATTGGAGGAGTATGCTCTGGATGTGCACAAGAGATTTATTAAGCAATGTTTGCTCAAGGTACTCCTTTTCTTCTCAATTCGAATCCCTAATTTCAACATAGTCAGAATGCATAAGTGGAAGCTTCTAGGGCTTTATAGTTTTCTGTTATTCACTAGTGGATGCACACGATAACCAACCCTAAGTGCCCAACCATTAACCTCGTCCGCATTACAATTAGAAGCGCTCTGGAGTCGCAGAGTTCTCTTTTAAATCCTATGATTCAGAGTCTCTTCTACTGTTGGTTAACATGTGGTAACTGAATAAGTTGGTTGTCAATCACCATGTGAAATTCACATTTGCCTTTACTTGGTCTTGAGGGATTGCCGTTCTCTTTATTTAACCCGGACCTCAATGTGGGGGTGTTTTTATGATTATTAGTATAAGTACGATTGACAAGAGTATGGTGTCGAATAGATTATTTACTACTACAGCTACTATTTGCCAGTAGTGACGGTAACAATTTTCTTTGTAATATATTTGTATTGCGATTGGTTTAGTTTTATGAATTCTGATGTTGCGAAGAATGCTTGGGTTTTGTTCTTATTTCTCAATATCAATGTGTTTTTCTTTACCTCATTGCTGGTAGTGCTTAGAAGGGGTCGTTGATGATGATGCCCCAAGGATATCGGAGAAGGCAGGGGAGAATGGTGCAGATACACAAGAGTCTGAAGAACCAAAAGAAAAGCGTGAATTAAaagatgagaaggatgtttgcCCTGAAGATGAGGAGAAAATGGAAGACTCTCCTGTGTTAGGTCttcttaaagaacaaaaaaggGCTAAACTTGAAACCAAGGATGATAAAGGCAATGGAAACAAAGTCGTTCCAAGTGAAGCCCTTATTATGAAAGCTGTTAGAAAAAGATCTTCGTACATCAAGGCTAATGCAGAGTATGCtgctattttttcaattatttatcaCTCTGATTACTTTTTGTGAGATGCACTGCATGTCCttactttggttaatttatGCACACCAACTGTTAATTTCAGGTCAATCACTATGGCTGGTCTTCGTCGACAATTGGAGGAAGATCTTAAGCTTGATAAATTTACACTTGATCCCTATAAGAAGTTTATAAGTCAACAGCTTGATGAGGTGAGTGAAAAATCTTTTAAGTCTCGTTGATGCCCATAAGAAGCACAAACTCACTATCTGATGCTTAGCATGTCTCTTTCAAATGTGAAGGTCTTAGCGTCTTCTGTAGTTTCAGAACCTGCAAAGAATGCtaagaaaattgaaaagaaaaaacctgATACCAAAGTAACTAAAAAGGTCAGGAGTGAAGAAAACTCTGATACTTCAGATAAGGAGACTGATGAGGAAGAGAGTGAGGAAGATGAAGTTAAACCTAGGAAAAAGGTTGTTCCTAAAGGAAAGGTTAAGACTCCTGTTCAATCCAAAAAACGGAAAGCAGAGGAGACTGATCTGTCCAGTAAGAAAAGGATCAAGCCTGCTAAAGCAGCCTCAGAAGAGATCAGTGATACAGAGGATAATGGGAAAAACTCTGAAGATGATCAGTCCCATTCATCATCCGAGAAAGCTTCCAAGGTCAtactaaattattgtttttgtgCTGATTGCAATAGGAACCCCTGGTATAAGTTGAAATGTTATGGCCATAgttataattattgaaaaattactATCTATTTGCTGCATAACAACCCTTATATTATTAATCTTGTCCTTGTGAGTGAATTTCCATGAAGCTGTactccacatttttttatttaatttctactAGTTAAGATCTATATGAGGTTTATTTCATTGAAttataactttcttttttctcctgaACTACAGAAAAAAGAGGTTTCAGCCCCTGTGTATGGAAAACGTGTGGAGCACTTAAAGTCTGTCATTAAAGCATGTGGAATGGGGTAATTTTCGTCTTTGGGTTCCCTTTTATGATCCTGGATATTTTTTCAGGATGATAGTTTGATGTTACATATTTGTATCACAGTGTTCCTCCCTCAATTTACAAAAAGATCAAGCAAGTGCCTGAAAACAAACGGGAAGGACAACTAATCAAGGAGTTGGAGGAAATATTGTCTAGAGAAGGATTATCTTCTAATCCATCTGAAAAGGGTGAGTTCATGTTTAGTAATATTCCTTCATCCCTGGGTATCAGCTGTAATATTTCATCctgattgaaaaaaatatgcatTCCTTTGTCAAAGAAGCCCTTGGGGTTGTTCTTATCAGCTGTGTCCACTTATCTTTCATGCAACCCAAACGACTGAAACCTTTGCTAGTTTTACCTTGGTATTTGTTTAGTTATGATAAATTTTTAGATGTGAGAAATCAAAATCAATTATTAGTGTTGTATCAATTGTCCCATAACCTGTCAACAAACCTTTGCTAGTGTtctcaacaaaattaaattgtcCCATAATTTGTCCAtactttaaaatgaattaagCTACGTGACATTTTAGGGCATTGCCTTGATTCAGTATGTATACTGTGGAGTGAAAACATAACATCGCAACTCAGAAATAAAATTTGGACACTTTTTCCTAGTAATATATTATAGGAATAAGATGTATGGAGGGGGTGTAATTGAATAAAACTAATGTACCATGATAGTGCCAAAAGGCTCGTCCCTCGCCATGTGAATGTATGAGAGGGTGTCATTGTATACAGTCTTACCCTTAAAGAGACTATTTTCGGATTAAAACCCATTACCAATTGGCCACCAAGGTGCTACTTTACCTGTGCATTACATGTCCTCTACCAGTGTAAATGAACGGAAAGTTAAAAATGAGTATTTgtcctttaaaattttatagtttGGTAGGTTACTCTAATCAGGGTTGAGAATAACCCACTATAGTGCTACTACAGCGCTATGGAGGATGGGAGTGGTGCAGTTAAGTGTTACAGCTACCGTAGATGCTATTTAAGGCTGGAGTGAAGAGAGTCACGGAACTTTCACATCACTCCCATGAGTGCTGTGCTGTTCCCTCAAACTATTTTGTTGCTACTGCCCTTCTACCTCTTCTCCATTCGATACTTCTACCCTCTTTCTTTGTCGCTGCGAAGCTGTGTTTTGCTCTCCATCTTTGCTGTCTAAACTTTCACGATGAGAGACTGACTGCGATGAGCTGCTGGAGTGTTAGAACCGGGCCTTAGGGTTATATCAAAGAAAATGTTAGAATTGGGCCAATGGGCCCAAACACTCCTAAGtgattttctcctttttttttgtttttggtttgttGGGCTCCTCTTGAGTCTAGTTTAGCGTATCTTTCTGTTTTTTAATAAAGCATagcatattatataataaataaactaatgatataagtatataaaaatgtaataaactATTTGAAGCATAACATATAAGATACTAAACTAAATAAGTAATGATAGTAATAAAAACTAACtaaaacattacaaaatatcttaaattaaacacaaatagcactaaaaatataattaactaaaCAACAATAATAAGAGAAAGCGCAATAAACTATTTAAAGTATAACATCCAATATACcataaattaaatcataattatgaccaaaaaaaaattcagaatagCGGCTATCTTGTTATGTATTACATTGATATCACAGTTTCTGGGCTGGCTGCACGCCACTATATCTTGGATGTAAAATGCCTAATATCTTGAAAGCAGATGGAAGGTATTGTAATTTCACTCAACCTCAGAGGAGATTGGGTTGGTGTAATCTTCCCTGTTTATTAGGACATAACGGTATTACATTGAGCAGTAGATATGTCAGGCTTTGATTTAATGGCTACTATTTCCACTTTTCTGATGTTTACTCACTTACTCAGAAATCAAGGAAGTAAAAAGGAAGAAGGCAAGAGCCAAAGAACTTGAGGGTATTGACGTAAGTAATATTGTT
Encoded here:
- the LOC114164467 gene encoding DNA ligase 1, with the protein product MAEDSEGMKKGENIESQIETAMRSRVSHFKEQSDSLTFEGVRRLLEKDLGLEEYALDVHKRFIKQCLLKCLEGVVDDDAPRISEKAGENGADTQESEEPKEKRELKDEKDVCPEDEEKMEDSPVLGLLKEQKRAKLETKDDKGNGNKVVPSEALIMKAVRKRSSYIKANAESITMAGLRRQLEEDLKLDKFTLDPYKKFISQQLDEVLASSVVSEPAKNAKKIEKKKPDTKVTKKVRSEENSDTSDKETDEEESEEDEVKPRKKVVPKGKVKTPVQSKKRKAEETDLSSKKRIKPAKAASEEISDTEDNGKNSEDDQSHSSSEKASKKKEVSAPVYGKRVEHLKSVIKACGMGVPPSIYKKIKQVPENKREGQLIKELEEILSREGLSSNPSEKEIKEVKRKKARAKELEGIDVSNIVSSSRRRSTSSYIAPPPPKPKVPVETSGNGAEGGDNDEDNDNEEDEEDEEEDSGSEEADDDGSQSEEFNDDEEDSD